In a single window of the Deltaproteobacteria bacterium genome:
- a CDS encoding MATE family efflux transporter — protein MSETPVRVEVRRLAALAWPVAATQVGNMLLGVVDTLMLGRFSVEALSAAALANVWVWGTLHVAMGVVFGMDPIVAQAHGARDGERVALALQRGLVLALGLSVPLGLAWLLTEEFLRAMGQDPALAAAAERFTRLQIPSVPFFLGFWALRQYLQGREIVRPALWVMVGANLVNLAGNWAFVYGHLGMPRLGLEGSAIATSLSRAACLVGLAALVLRAGLHEGAWVPWSRRALSPRGIAEILALGLPVGLQISLEAWAFSGAALLAGRIGTEALAAHTIVLNMAALSFMMPLGIALAAVTRVGNLIGAQRLEEAQRAAWVALGLGAAVMAASALVFLGFRFELPRLYTTDAAVVALAATILPIAAAFQIFDGVQVVACGVLRGMGRTRPAAVFNAVSYWLLGIPLGWWLGLHAGWGLAGIWWGLCIGLAVVASLLLGWIRHRGPAHAAVQLA, from the coding sequence GTGTCGGAGACACCCGTCCGTGTCGAGGTACGGCGGCTCGCGGCCCTGGCCTGGCCCGTCGCCGCCACCCAGGTCGGCAACATGCTGCTCGGCGTGGTGGACACGCTGATGCTCGGCCGCTTCTCGGTGGAGGCGCTGTCGGCTGCGGCACTCGCGAACGTCTGGGTCTGGGGAACGCTCCACGTCGCGATGGGGGTCGTCTTCGGGATGGACCCGATCGTGGCCCAGGCGCACGGCGCACGCGACGGCGAGCGCGTCGCGCTCGCGCTCCAGCGCGGCCTCGTGCTGGCGCTCGGGCTCAGCGTCCCGCTCGGGCTCGCGTGGCTGCTCACCGAGGAGTTCCTGCGCGCGATGGGGCAGGACCCCGCGCTGGCGGCGGCCGCGGAGCGCTTCACGCGGCTCCAGATCCCGAGCGTGCCCTTCTTCCTGGGGTTCTGGGCGCTGCGCCAGTACCTGCAGGGGCGCGAGATCGTGCGCCCCGCGCTCTGGGTGATGGTGGGCGCGAACCTCGTCAACCTGGCCGGGAACTGGGCCTTCGTCTACGGCCACCTCGGGATGCCTCGCCTCGGCCTCGAAGGCTCGGCGATCGCCACGAGCCTGAGCCGCGCGGCGTGCCTCGTCGGCCTGGCCGCGCTCGTGCTGCGCGCGGGGCTGCACGAGGGCGCCTGGGTGCCCTGGTCGCGGCGGGCCCTCTCGCCGCGCGGCATCGCCGAGATCCTCGCGCTCGGCCTGCCGGTCGGACTCCAGATCTCGCTCGAGGCCTGGGCCTTCTCCGGAGCTGCGCTGCTGGCAGGCCGGATCGGCACCGAGGCGCTCGCGGCCCACACGATCGTGCTGAACATGGCGGCGCTCTCGTTCATGATGCCGCTCGGGATCGCGCTCGCGGCGGTGACGCGGGTCGGCAACCTGATCGGCGCGCAGCGGCTCGAGGAGGCGCAGCGTGCGGCGTGGGTGGCGCTCGGTCTCGGCGCAGCGGTGATGGCGGCCTCGGCGCTGGTCTTCCTCGGCTTCCGCTTCGAGCTGCCCCGGCTCTACACCACCGATGCCGCGGTCGTGGCGCTGGCGGCCACCATCCTGCCGATCGCTGCGGCCTTCCAGATCTTCGACGGCGTGCAGGTGGTGGCGTGCGGGGTGCTGCGCGGGATGGGGCGCACGCGGCCCGCGGCGGTGTTCAACGCCGTGAGCTACTGGCTGCTCGGGATCCCCCTCGGCTGGTGGCTCGGGCTCCACGCGGGCTGGGGGCTCGCCGGCATCTGGTGGGGCCTGTGCATCGGGCTCGCGGTGGTGGCGTCGCTGCTTCTCGGTTGGATCCGGCATCGGGGGCCCGCGCACGCGGCGGTCCAGCTCGCCTAG